From the genome of Eublepharis macularius isolate TG4126 chromosome 4, MPM_Emac_v1.0, whole genome shotgun sequence:
tccatttttcccttctgATAACAACGTGGTTTCAAATTGGTGCAAattgttgcattacatttctataaagaaatagTTCTGGAGTGTctatgcctttctttgctaccccTCTACTTAATCTTTGACAATGAAATTCTCTATTTACAACTGCCAGATCCCCAGTTTCCCTCACCTTCCATTACCTTCTattaattgaaatgcagatcttgacactttctcacactttaaataaatgcaaattggcaagtcagaggagccttcAGTACTTGCTCTGCAGtgtccatccctgagagttctcACTGCGAGAatggagctgaattggtgctctgccctcccGGTGGCATTTGTACTCaattgcagatgcaatcacagaAAAAGAGCTCATGTGAAAGCGGCATGCATGTGTGGCAAGCAAGAGACActctgcacatgaattgaggaccacacataaaaacTTGCACTTGAGTGTCCCAAAGTACTTCATAACACGTTATTTCCATTGTAAAACATCTGTGCATGCCTGCTCTTGGTAACTACTGCATATATAAATTGGAGATGGGAAGTGATTATCTGGCACCAGCAGCTCTGTTTACATTGAACACTAAGTTTATCtccatgatggttgttgtgggttttccgggctgtattgccatggtcttggcattgtagttcctgacgtttcgccagcagctgtggctggcatcttcagagatgtagcaccaaaagacagagatctctcagtgtcatgacCACGaccactacaatgccaagaccacggcaatacagcccggaaaacccacaacaaccatcgttctccggccgtgaaagccttcgacaatttatctccatggtttggatcctatgactTTATTCGCCTCTCACTTCTCTCTGGCCACTGCAGAGGTTTTCCTCTGCTGTGATATTTATTTTCTCTGCCACTAGGCATTTCTGCATGTGCAAGTCCAATTTTTTTTCAAGGAGTCCTGAGTCACACAGAAATGTTAGCGATCGTGCAAACAAGTGCCACAGTGGAGGAAATTCTCCATAGCAGCCTGAGGGTAACACAGTTTCTAGTCATTCCTAAAGTGTCATGATGACATTATGTCTGGGTTTTCCCCTAGAAATTATGTAACACATTGCCCCTCCCCCCAGACTCCCTCTGGTGACTGTCCATATTGGGAAGATTGTGGTTCTCATGCTCTCTAATCATGTGCTGAGGTAGCCGCCCAGTGCACATGATGATAGCAACTGACAAGGATTTTAGCTACATGTGGTACAATATTTAGTGGTGGGAATACTAATATTAATACTGCTATTCAGTGTGACATAACTAGAATTACCATCTCCAGCTTGAGAATTTTCTGGAGATTCATgggtggtgcctgaggagggcagaatttggatgGGGAGGAGTATAACACAAATCTGATGCTGTGGAGTCGGCTCTCTAAAGTTgtcatttcctcctggggaactgacttctggagatcagttataattccaagagaacttcGGGCCCCACCagtaggctggcaaccccagacaTAACCAATTTCTCTCATGACATCCCTGACATGGTTACTAAGCTCAAGGTGTTGCCTGGAGTTCTGCCAGCTGATCTCCGGACTATAGAGACCAGGgaccctggaagaaatggcagctttaaggGAGGAAGTCTATGGTCTTTCATCCCCGTTGAGCTCCCTccactccccaggcaccaccctaaaatctccaggaatttcctaacctagagtTAGCATTCCTAATCACTGGGCCTCACTAGGACATCATTAAGTACCACCTGATGAGTTTAAGGATTTGGGATGATGAGAACCTGCTATCTTATTTATCATAACATTTCTGTTTTAGGGGTCTAGTGTCACTCTATCCCACCAGGGATTTATGAGAGAGATTTTTCATAACTGCCTTCCGTCTATGGAGTTGTTGTTGGTTTTCACCTTTTGCAATCTGTTAATGGAATGGAATTTCAGACTTTTTATGCTAAAGATCACTCTAGACCTGGACAAAACTGATAGGTTGCTTCACATCCTAGGAATACAGTCTAGCTGTTCCATTctttgaatgaatgaaatcttgctctcaagtcatagttgacttatggtaacctTTGGTTGGgttatcatggcaagagactaacagaggtggtttgtcattgcctgcctctgcaacccttgtcttctttggaggtctcccatccaattactaaccaagaccgactctgcttagcttctgagatctgatgattcCTTAGGGACCTACTTACCTGATATCTACCTCTCCATTCATTAAGATGATGGCCACTCTGCTCCATTTGTGAGAAAAGGAAGGATCTGTGAGTatttgtggcataactttcccAATGTCAGCATGATAACTATAGAAGGGACTTTGCAGAGATGCCACATAAGCAACCTAATTGTCCCTTTCTTGATACCATATTAAGGATTATATTCCTCTTAAGTTTTAAACATTTTGATTTgtggtgttttattttatttgtgacAGTTTGTTACTTTTTTTGCAGTTATTAGCTGCTTCAAGAAGGTCTCTGGacaggcaggggatccccagcaaGTACTTCCTACCACTGCTGAACTGgcaggcaggagaaaaatggtccATGACGTCAGGATGTTGCTGGGGgttgctctagcatttgggcagaactctatggttaaaccatagaattttcCCAAATGCTAAAGTGttctggcatcacttccaggggcaCGGGCAGTGAAATCAGCATGATGCCAGTGACATTTAATTGCCAGCGAGGCCCCACACCAGTAAGTTTCCTGCTGGTTGCAAGCCTTATGCTCGCAATCCTATCTCTAGAGAAGTTGCATataaattttcaaaataaatattttttttttattatatgtGTTTTTAAACTGTCAGTTTTATATTTTAGTATTCTGTACCATCTAGGACATTTTCAATGTAAAAACAGCTCATGTATTTTGAAAATGAAGGAAAGAAGGGTAGAATATTGGAAGCTCTTTTGCATCTTCATGGGGGagaacagtggggtataaatatataaaatttaaaaaaaaaattctgtgacaCTATAACAAACACAAATTGAATTATTTGTAGCATTGGGAGCAAAGGATGACCTAAAATGTGCAAGTTTACTTTGGGGAAATCATTCTTGGGTTGCTTGAGAAAACTCTGAACCTATgctgaaacacctttttgcacAGACATGAGTATTTCAAATTAATTGCCATATCAAACTGCATTGGAGTGCGAGAAGTCAAATCCTGGGCATGATGGCCACATTTAAGTTGAAGGAAGTGTTCTCTTTCTTAAGATATGCTAATGACGATGGTGGCTTTCAAAGCTTTCTTTTTGAGCAATTGTCCTCTGCCAAGAGCCCGTGAATTGCAATACAGTCAAGCTTCACAACTGGCCGGGAACAGGTCATAGTCAGGCCAGTGTAACAATGGTTCCTTGGCTGCAATGAAGGCAGGAGCCACCCAATAGGGACGCTCGCTGTAGTGCCATCATTTGCATGCAACTACCTATAACTGCCCATGACAGCAAAATTCCAGTGACATTCAAAGGCAGGGCCTTGGAGAGAGAAGAGAACAACATGGCTGCCAAGCTCCAAGGCACAAGGAAAACCAGGAGGCCGAAGAAGAAGAAGCCCCAGAAGAAGCGTCAACAGGccagaaagaaggggaggaggctCCAGCCTAAAAAGCAGAAGAGGCGCCAGGCCAATAAGGTGGGGAGCAGGACGGTGTTGAGCATCTCTTCTCCTCGTCTCTTTGCTGCCAAGATCCTGAGGAACATGCCAAAGGTACGCATGGAGACCAAGGCCAGGGGGCTGATGAAGACGTTGCTGATGGACGTGTATGATCACATGTCGAAGGAGATGGAGAGCCTGAGCCAAAATAACCAGGAATCCACCGTCAGCCCCACTGATGTGCAAGCATTCTTGAAGGAGGCCATGGCCAAGGAGCTGGCCAAACATTCGGCTGAGCCGGCCAGCAGCgaagctgttgctgctgcctaGAGGAatgtccctcccctttccccaagaAGGGAGAGAACCAAGCGTGGCCCCAAGAAAGAACTTTTTAGAGTATTTCTGTCACCTTAGTATATTCTTAGCCCTGGAATCTGCCCTTTTTAATCCTCCATCCTCACTCCCAGAGACCCTTATTGAGGCATAGTCATGTATCTATGGGGGCCTTGAAGGCCCATCCCCATGCTGCCAAGTCTGAACCATCTGGCAGTGGAAGGGAAGCAGCTGCTGGACTACCCAGAGTGGATGTGCTGAAGAACGTCCCTACAAAGGACACAAGGAGCAGCAGAagctgagcagagagagagagaagaaagatgaAAAAATTGCTCCTGTGGTGATTTCTTAAAGAAAAAACAACGGCAGATgttatcttgctcttctaataaATCAGGGTTGTTGGCAGATTTTATTCCTGGatgtttctgtgttgtttttggTTGGTGAAATGGTGTGCAGGTGTTTAGCAATTACCAATCTAGGAATAGAAAAGGTTGACTAACAAAGGGTATCAGTGGAATAACCTAAGCTGGAACCAGATAAACTGACTTTCTAAAGTGTACCTTGAAAGTGCATTTTCCCCCAAAGAGATTTCCAACTCTGTTATAGGAAATCTCTGGTGTAGCCCATCTTCCTTTTCCAGAGGAAAATATAGCACTTGCCCATTGTCACTGGGGACTGTTGCTAATGGTGTGTGCAAGGTGCTGTACAGAAGTATGAATCAGTTACTGCCCAGAGAATTTGCCAAATGTCTAAGGAGCAAATTTTCCCTTTTCATAGGTAACAGTTTTCAATTTCAGGTAATgttacaattttatttttatgaatGTATGCTTAGTATGGTCATTTTGCACCCACATCAAAGCCTAAGTTAGCCCATACATGCCAAAGTACAAGGATGGTGGCCAGGAAAAGTCTGCAGTTCTGAACTTATGAAGACTCTTTAAAGAGACAAAAAAGGAATGGTTTCCATTCCAGGAGGCCAAACTGGCAAAAGGGGTTCTTAATACTGAGGAGAGGGATGCAGAAAAACTGGAGAAGTGAACTCCTtgttgaggtctaataacacggGACCAGGGACAGTTATGTAAATGCCACATCCCATGTGACACAATAATGGCACCTgcaggggccattttggcccatgtCCCGTAAATTTACTGAAGCTGACTTTCCAGTCGGGCTGCACAAGATACAGCAGCTCAGGGGCACTTTAACATGTAGTGTTTCACAGGACTGGGACACAATCAAGCCCTGGCTGAATGAAACAAAGGGATGGGTGATGCTTCAGTCTCTGCAGGTTATTTAAGCCTTGGGCTAAACAGAGAGATCTGCTGGTTCAACTACTTTGCATAGCCAGTATGCTTCTatgtgccttaacccagctacaCCTCAACTGTAACCCTGAACTCAGTGCCTATTGGGAGACCAGAACTGGTCTCCAGCTCCTGTCTAACCCTTGCTTCTGGAGCTTCCATAGTCTGCCTTGCTGTCAGGCATCTTCTGAATACAGAGCAAGTCTCTCTCTTGCCAACTCAAGGCTGTGACCCTCAGCCTAAGAACCAAAGGACATGATCCCTTCAGCTCAGGGCTCTCTGGTCATGCCCAGCCATCAACATCAATGGGCCTTCCATATGGTGGGTTTCCCTGTAATTTCCCTGTCCCAGTCCCCCAGAATGGCCACTCTGCTCCCCTAGACCACCAGGGatattgcaattttttaaaaactatcactagaatattgttatattgatataccattgtaacgataggtgtagcaggttctctgaattcccatctttcatttttttaaaaaaacgaaaccTCTAGCCCCTGTCCTTGCAAACACATGCCTTTTGCCTTATATTTCTAcgaagctgagaattcagagagccTGCTACACCTATTGGTACTACTGTTTATTGTTCGTAATAGCAAAATTGTAGTGATTTTTAAGGAAGTTAAAAGCCCCCCATAGCAGGGGATCATATGGTTGCCATGGAGGCTAGAAAAGTCTGAATTTTCCCATCCACATAGCAGCCACCCAGTGTTTACTGCATTGTTTCTCAAAACTTAGTAGCAAAGCAGGTTTAAGACAAGCTGGGGAACCCCCTGGAGTAGGACGGCAGGGTTACAAGGTTCCCTGCTGGTAGCAGGGGGTGCCTTGCTGCTCAGCGggatggtgggagaaaaatagagggaaaatgggggtgggtggacAGCATCCCAACAGAGTCCCAACATGCTTATGTCACCCCCTCGACTCCTTGTGACCACTGAGTCTTGCCCAAACGATAGTGCATCCCCAGCAATGCACTGACATAGTTTCTAGTCTCTGGGGAGTGACATCAGAGCATCGCCAACAACATCATTCCATtgctggctgaatccacattaccgcCGCgagtcccggtgttgcgctaaatgttcgctaaacacctggaagtatagcgtctttcaagcgcgatttctgaaccgtgctagaaagacgctatacttccgggtgtttagcgaacatttagtgcaatacTGGGATGCGCGGAggtatgtggattcagccactggTTGCCAGACTTGTGCTGACAACCCTACCCTGGAGGTGCatgaatgcaccatgatgctgtggggaagatTAAAATTGCTTCCCAAAGCACTGAATTCAGAGCTGATAACCCATGTAGAGCCCCGtggggcagagtggtaagctacagtactgcagtccaagctctgctcacaacctgagttcgatcctggcggaagccagattcaggtagccagctgaaggttgactcagccttccgtccttccgaggtcggtaaaacgaatacccagtttcctccgggtaaagtgtagatgactggggaaggcgattgcaaaccaccccgtaacaaaaagtctgccaagaaaatgtcatgatatgatgtccctccatgggtcagaaAGGACTTAGTGCTTGTACATGTAGAACCCATGTAGAAATGGCCAAACTCAGGCCGTTTCCGCATGTCTTACTTGCCTGCAGAACATTGTGCAAAAGACCCAGAAGTCAACGTCTTCTCatgtgaaattgtgccaggaagatgctgttatccgggagcTTTGCGCAAAatcacgtcttcctggcgcgatttcgcacaagaagatgctgtcttccaggtctttcacgtgatgttccacaggcaggtaagatgtgtggaaatgttGTTAGTGGTTGTCTTCCctgtttcctcccctgccaggcaAGCATCAagtcctagatccagaggagttagttgtgttgcATTTGTTATATAATGGCCAGATTGTCTGTCACTTTTATTGCATGATAACGCACATAAGGAAGTCTTTACCCCTTCTAAGAGGAGGAACTAAGTTTACACGTGATGAGATAAAATCACTGTGATAAAATGGCTGGAATTCATCCTTAATACTTAGAAGCACGCTCTGGCTGCTGTGGTAGCAGCATATGGTAAAGGAACAAGAGATATGGTATTCACACAAATCTGCTCCTGTGCTACTTGCTGATGCTGCCACCACAACCCCCACACCTCCCTTccctagagtccagtagcacctttaagactagccaactttattgtagcgtaagctttcgagagccacagctctcttcgtcagagaggtTATTTTTGTTTAATTCTGATTAATTccaaaaaacagattaaaattaaaattaaaatcagattaattctgttaattctgcTATGAGTTCTGATTTGCAGTGGTTATAGAAATGTTTGCTTTTATAGAGTATagatatagatggtacttaattTGATCAATATAAAATAATCAgcattaaaaaaacttttaaagataaTATCCTAGATATAATCAGTCTTAGATATAAGATAAGTTTATTATCATACCTTTTGGAAATACTTtagaatgtattgtttattttttctgaacCAGCAATCATAAAGTATAGATAAGTTGTTGTAAAAGTATTTTAATATATAATGCTAAATATTTTATAGTGATCTCAGTATGAGGGTTATCAGGATGGAGAGAGGAAACACTCCTGACTGAGTATGGTTGTGTTACATACCTGAAAACTATAATTCAAATGTTATATGGTTATTGTATTTTGATAATCTTTGTAATgtttatttaattttctttttattgtaaCTTTTGTACCCCCCTTTCTTTCTGTGCTCCTTTATCCACTTGAAAAACAATATATAATAAGAAGAAGGGTGGACTGCAGAAGGCAAGGAGAGAATTTTTGTGCTATGAATTCATTCATATGGAGGGTAGTCGAGTTAACTTTAAGGGCTCGCGTCAACCAGGAGCTCTCCACAGATTTTCTTTTACAGTTGTTTGATCTTGTcgtggagaaaaattattttcgtTTTCCAGAGCAGTTTTACTATCAGACTCGAGGCGTTGCCATGGGGTGCGCTGCTGCCCCCAGTGTGCCTAACAGTGCCATTTTGCTTCTTAATCTTCTCATTGTGCTTCCCCATGTCTGGGGGTGATTTTCATTAAGTTAAGATGTGGATTTTAGAGGAATTTGGAGCAGGGTGGGACAGAGCTCAGCTCTCAGGCATCCATCTTCTCAGAAGTCGATGCCATGCCCCCTCCAATCCTTTTTTTGaccttatttttattattgtcgttatattgatgacatttttttgaTAATCAGGCAGGGCGATGTCCTTGAAAGGCTTGGCGAGTGGATGAACTCTATACTTGAGAACATTAGATTCACGTGGACTTGTAGCACGTCTAGTTTAAGTTTTTTAGACGTAGTTGTCTTTAAGACAGGCGGCAATACTTTGGCCATCAGATCTTTTTGCAAAGGGACAGACCGTAACTCTTATTTGCGTTACACTTCCCATCACCCCAGGTCCCTAAAACAGAACATACCATTCAGCCAGTTACTTCGCATTAAACGTAATTCCTCGTATGATTTGGATTATAGTAGGGACTCTAAATGCTTGATGCAGGCGTTCTTCAATAGGGGATATCCTCAGCAGGCCCTTAACAGAGCTCTACAACGAGCTTCTGCAGTACCCAGGGACAAGCTGTTTGATAAGAAAGAAAGAGACTGTGACAGCTGCTTAAGGTGGGCTTTGGATTTTACTCCATTGTTCCACAGGATTAGACACATAATCAACAGACATTGGTTTATAGTTAGTGATTCTACTAAAGGAGGAATTTTAGTTTAccttgtgttactttaagtgttgcaaaatttctagcagaagtgtataaagttaaatccaagcatatagctgcacctgattgctgaatgtttattaatttattattacctgttactaattgcttgtttatgcttatgcttctgcctatcTCTGTCTCTGATGGtccctatctctgattgtagactattattatttctaatgcaaaTAAAggtgactgattgattgattgattgattgattgattgattgatatagtTAGTGACATCAAGGGCTGTGAGTTGCCCCCCCCTTGATTGGCTTCAGGCATACCAGAAATTTGAAAGATGTTATGGTACATTCAGACTTTGGGGTGGCAAGACAAATCAGCACCCACCCTGTTGGATTATTTAGGTGCAGCCATTGCCATGTTTGCCCTTTGGCTATTACTAGTACTAACATTCCTATACCAGGCGCTCACAATATCATTGTCAACCTTAAGGATTTTGTCACGTGTCAAACCCAAGGCGTGGTATATTTAATTATCTGTACATTTATGTGGGGAGTACTGTCAGGTCCTTAAAAACTAGGCTACTAGAACACATGTAACGCATCAGAATGGGCAAAATGGAAGCCCCACTAGTTGATCATTTCCTGCGGTTGAATCACTGAGAAGATGATTTTAAATTTATGGCTCTCTTCTTGGGTCAACAGGTTCCTTATCGGTCTCTGCAGAAAATTCTCCTTCAAAAGGAGTT
Proteins encoded in this window:
- the LOC129327680 gene encoding uncharacterized protein LOC129327680 is translated as MAAKLQGTRKTRRPKKKKPQKKRQQARKKGRRLQPKKQKRRQANKVGSRTVLSISSPRLFAAKILRNMPKVRMETKARGLMKTLLMDVYDHMSKEMESLSQNNQESTVSPTDVQAFLKEAMAKELAKHSAEPASSEAVAAA